Proteins encoded together in one Phaeodactylum tricornutum CCAP 1055/1 chromosome 25, whole genome shotgun sequence window:
- a CDS encoding predicted protein, translated as MAVPLGFRRTRLSLLFLCCLALYFQSKALVKVWNNDVPNLDTILGSNPWLFNDQSQKSTLSLHEAGVSRGNTRNARHKTTNVINSPFVAGTTTSSQAASVIESLLLTDQGFGACLIMKDDNHWLIEWIAYHYHVLPLKHLIVLRDPRSLTPSQHIFDRWNQTYLEIEEWQDSRVTPISVYERGTKKKKTDLQYHLTRQRFFYSKCLKHLKQEQTVQWVLLTDTDEFVRVNSLLYPLSASVLQQRGHVSAFLAQRKVQDPCLQMPRIQVSSIRASESSINDQGKIDAWKRAESIEGLNASDFLTYQWLVHNNQAMSVGKSTMYLPTLKTNDIPSLADSVHRIVSSVCPEHSESLLNSTRSYLSVMHYLGTYEQFSYRTDPRDYDAKDAERPQREFQHLKSASVKSRVDTWYHRGRKPAASTLDVGMTHWLPGLVETVGLYEVKKLLENVGVLESIPVETSQHNKSKRQPEIDVEEEVFSACLLTKDDNHWLIEWLAYHYYVFKLRRLTVVRDPTSRTSIEAILDRWKDRMSISVWNDEQFVPSWILQKHKTRGISDTLLHRYRQQFFYSSCMKDFKQRDRSWLALVDTDEILRPNPYVLTAPIDLKVEGIGLTLLEEQQKKRAMRAEDGPLKCIHVPRLQIVSTEANASTVSSDIPLGLNGSDFLTTRWLYHNNREISMGNNLDGKSVFNLQWLDESAIPKRAANAHYIIPGVCPETSGDRLDHPDSWLLIHHYLGSLEQFVSRDDPRNSIEGRPKRDASLWRQTGQSPAADTFDDSLRSWLTGFVESVGYVDAKRLLAGVGQVEELSPMTA; from the coding sequence ATGGCAGTGCCATTGGGTTTTCGCCGAACGCGCTTATCGCTTCTTTTTCTATGTTGCCTAGCTTTATACTTTCAGAGTAAGGCGTTGGTTAAAGTTTGGAACAACGATGTGCCGAACTTGGACACCATACTTGGATCAAATCCTTGGCTATTCAACGACCAAAGTCAAAAGTCCACTTTATCCCTCCACGAAGCTGGAGTCAGCCGAGGGAATACAAGGAACGCTAGACACAAGACTACCAACGTAATAAATTCACCATTCGTCGCAGGCACGACCACATCTAGTCAAGCGGCGAGCGTAATCGAATCACTGTTGCTCACAGATCAAGGCTTTGGCGCGTGTTTGATAATGAAAGACGACAATCATTGGCTGATCGAATGGATTGCCTACCACTACCACGTCTTGCCTTTAAAGCATTTAATTGTGTTGCGCGATCCGCGAAGTCTCACACCGTCCCAGCACATCTTTGACCGTTGGAATCAAACCTATTTGGAAATAGAGGAATGGCAGGACTCTCGCGTCACTCCGATTTCTGTGTACGAGCGAGGtaccaagaagaaaaaaacgGATCTTCAGTACCATTTGACGCGACAGCGCTTCTTTTACTCCAAATGTTTGAAACATCTGAAGCAGGAGCAAACGGTGCAATGGGTATTGCTGACAGATACAGACGAGTTTGTGCGTGTGAATTCTTTGTTGTATCCACTGTCGGCTTCCGTGTTGCAACAACGGGGCCACGTGAGTGCATTTTTGGCCCAGCGAAAAGTGCAGGATCCGTGTTTACAGATGCCCCGCATCCAAGTGTCTTCGATACGAGCTAGTGAGAGTAGTATCAATGACCAAGGAAAAATCGATGCGTGGAAACGGGCTGAATCTATTGAGGGGCTGAATGCGTCTGATTTCCTGACGTATCAATGGCTCGTTCACAACAACCAGGCAATGTCAGTGGGGAAGAGCACAATGTACTTGCCTACGCTGAAAACGAATGACATTCCGTCTTTGGCAGATTCAGTGCATCGTATTGTGTCGAGTGTGTGTCCGGAGCACTCTGAGTCGTTGCTGAACAGCACGAGATCGTATCTTTCCGTGATGCACTATCTCGGAACTTACGAACAGTTTAGCTACCGGACTGATCCTCGAGACTATGACGCAAAAGATGCCGAACGACCTCAAAGAGAGTTTCAGCATTTGAAAAGCGCCTCAGTTAAGAGTCGTGTTGATACCTGGTACCATCGAGGTCGGAAGCCTGCAGCGTCCACATTGGATGTGGGCATGACGCACTGGCTGCCTGGGCTGGTGGAGACAGTGGGCTTGTACGAGGTAAAGAAACTACTGGAAAATGTGGGCGTTTTGGAGTCGATTCCAGTAGAAACATcacaacacaacaaatcGAAGCGGCAACCAGAAATTGATGTGGAGGAAGAAGTATTTTCTGCGTGTCTGCTGACAAAGGACGACAATCACTGGCTGATTGAGTGGCTAGCGTATCACTACTACGTTTTCAAACTACGAAGGCTCACTGTGGTGCGTGATCCGACTAGTCGAACTTCGATTGAGGCTATTTTGGATCGCTGGAAGGATCGCATGTCTATCTCTGTGTGGAACGATGAGCAATTCGTTCCTAGTTGGATCCTACAAAAGCACAAAACGAGAGGAATCAGTGATACGTTGCTCCACCGTTACCGGCAGCAGTTCTTTTACAGTTCATGCATGAAAGACTTTAAGCAACGGGATCGGAGCTGGCTAGCTCTGGTAGATACTGACGAGATCCTGCGGCCAAATCCGTACGTCCTGACAGCCCCGATAGATTTGAAAGTGGAGGGTATTGGCTTGACACTGCTTgaagagcaacaaaagaaGCGAGCTATGAGGGCTGAAGACGGACCTCTGAAGTGCATACATGTGCCACGACTGCAGATAGTGTCGACGGAAGCGAATGCTTCCACTGTCAGCTCGGATATTCCACTGGGATTGAACGGGTCGGACTTTCTCACCACGCGGTGGTTGTACCACAACAACCGCGAAATATCGATGGGCAATAACTTGGACGGCAAGAGCGTTTTCAATCTTCAGTGGTTGGATGAATCTGCAATTCCCAAAAGAGCGGCGAATGCTCATTATATCATTCCGGGTGTGTGTCCGGAGACGTCAGGTGACCGGCTCGACCACCCTGATAGTTGGCTGTTGATTCACCACTACTTGGGTTCTTTAGAGCAGTTTGTATCTCGAGACGACCCCCGGAACAGCATAGAGGGACGTCCGAAGCGAGATGCAAGTCTGTGGCGGCAAACGGGTCAGAGTCCTGCAGCAGACACGTTTGACGATTCGTTACGGTCCTGGCTGACTGGGTTTGTAGAATCGGTAGGCTACGTCGATGCTAAGCGGCTGTTGGCGGGAGTGGGACAAGTGGAGGAGTTGAGTCCAATGACAGCGTAG
- a CDS encoding predicted protein, whose protein sequence is MILRRTYRQLFFKYAFLLLSFGALYFQSRGLLGIWDENAHTWTNVPDPSSWLNENRNRGPYSIHSVATIEGRNSLTARHSSNEKYNAIESLLPTDQGFGACLIMKDDNHWLIEWIAYHYHVLPLKHLIVLRDPRSLTPSQHIFDRWNQTYLEIEEWQDSRVTPISVYERGTKKKKTDLQYHLTRQRFFYSKCLKHLKQEQTVQWVLLTDTDEFVRVNSLLYPLSASVLQQRGHVSAFLAQRKVQDPCLQMPRIQVSSIRASESSINDQGKIDSWKRAESIEGLNASDFLTYQWLVHNNQAMSAGKSTMYLPTLKTNDIPSLADSVHRIVSSVCPEHSESLLNSTRSYLSVMHYLGTYEQFSYRTDPRDYDAKDAERAQKQFENIKSTSVKSRVDTWYHRGRKPAASTLDVGMTHWLPGLVETVGLYEVKKLLENVGVLESIPVETSQHSKSKQQPEIDVEEEVFSACLLTKDDNHWLIEWLAYHYYVFKLRRLTVVRDPTSRTSIEAILDRWKDRMSISVWNDEQFVPSWILQKHKTRGISDTLLHRYRQQFFYSSCMKDFKQRDRSWLALVDTDEILRPNPYVLTAPIDLKVEGIGLTLLEEQQKKRAMRAEDGPLKCIHVPRLQIVSTEANASTVSSDIPLGLNGSDFLTTRWLYHNNREISMGNNLDGKSVFNLQWLDESAIPKRAANAHYIIPGVCPETSGDRLDHPDSWLLIHHYLGSLEQFVSRDDPRNSIEGRPKRDASLWRQTGQSPAADTFDDSLRSWLTGFVESVGYVDAKRLLAGVGQVEELSPMTA, encoded by the coding sequence ATGATCCTCCGAAGAACCTATCGTCAACTGTTTTTCAAATACGCCTTTCTGCTACTGAGTTTCGGAGCCCTTTACTTTCAAAGCAGAGGCCTGTTGGGGATATGGGATGAGAATGCGCACACTTGGACAAACGTGCCTGATCCTTCGTCTTGGTTGAATGAAAACAGAAACCGAGGACCATATTCGATACACTCGGTTGCAACTATAGAAGGGAGAAACTCTCTTACAGCTAGGCATTCTTCCAATGAAAAATATAACGCTATCGAATCGCTGTTGCCCACAGATCAAGGCTTTGGCGCGTGTTTGATAATGAAAGACGACAATCATTGGCTGATCGAATGGATTGCCTACCACTACCACGTCTTGCCTTTAAAGCATTTAATTGTGTTGCGCGATCCACGAAGCCTCACACCGTCCCAGCACATCTTTGACCGTTGGAATCAAACCTATTTGGAAATAGAGGAATGGCAGGACTCTCGCGTCACTCCGATTTCTGTGTACGAGCGAGGtaccaagaagaaaaaaacgGATCTTCAGTACCATTTGACGCGACAGCGCTTCTTTTACTCCAAATGTTTGAAACATCTGAAGCAGGAGCAAACGGTGCAATGGGTATTGCTGACAGATACAGACGAGTTTGTGCGTGTGAATTCTTTGTTGTATCCACTGTCGGCTTCCGTGTTGCAACAACGGGGCCACGTGAGTGCATTTTTGGCCCAGCGAAAAGTGCAGGATCCGTGTTTACAGATGCCCCGCATCCAAGTGTCTTCGATACGAGCTAGTGAGAGTAGTATCAATGACCAAGGAAAAATCGATTCGTGGAAACGGGCTGAATCTATTGAGGGGCTGAATGCGTCTGATTTCCTGACGTATCAATGGCTCGTTCACAACAACCAGGCAATGTCAGCTGGGAAGAGCACAATGTACTTGCCTACGCTGAAAACGAATGACATTCCGTCTTTGGCAGATTCAGTGCATCGTATTGTGTCGAGTGTGTGTCCGGAGCACTCTGAGTCGTTGCTGAACAGCACGAGATCGTATCTTTCCGTGATGCACTATCTCGGAACTTACGAACAGTTTAGCTACCGGACTGATCCTCGAGACTACGACGCAAAAGATGCCGAGCGGGCACAGAAACAATTTGAAAACATTAAAAGCACCTCAGTTAAGAGTCGTGTTGATACCTGGTACCATCGAGGTCGGAAGCCTGCAGCGTCCACATTGGATGTGGGCATGACGCACTGGCTGCCTGGGCTGGTGGAGACAGTGGGCTTGTACGAGGTAAAGAAACTACTGGAAAATGTGGGCGTTTTGGAGTCGATTCCAGTAGAAACATCACAACACTCCAAATCGAAGCAGCAACCAGAAATTGATGTGGAGGAAGAAGTATTTTCTGCGTGTCTGCTGACAAAGGACGACAATCACTGGCTGATTGAGTGGCTAGCGTATCACTACTACGTTTTCAAACTACGAAGGCTCACTGTGGTGCGTGATCCGACTAGTCGAACTTCGATTGAGGCTATTTTGGATCGCTGGAAGGATCGCATGTCTATCTCTGTGTGGAACGATGAGCAATTCGTTCCTAGTTGGATCCTACAAAAGCACAAAACGAGAGGAATCAGTGATACGTTGCTCCACCGTTACCGGCAGCAGTTCTTTTACAGTTCATGCATGAAAGACTTTAAGCAACGGGATCGGAGCTGGCTAGCTCTGGTAGATACTGACGAGATCCTGCGGCCAAATCCGTACGTCCTGACAGCCCCGATAGATTTGAAAGTGGAGGGTATTGGCTTGACACTGCTTgaagagcaacaaaagaaGCGAGCTATGAGGGCTGAAGACGGACCTCTGAAGTGCATACATGTGCCACGACTGCAGATAGTGTCGACGGAAGCGAATGCTTCCACTGTCAGCTCGGATATTCCACTGGGATTGAACGGGTCGGACTTTCTCACCACGCGGTGGTTGTACCACAACAACCGCGAAATATCGATGGGCAATAACTTGGACGGCAAGAGCGTTTTCAATCTTCAGTGGTTGGATGAATCTGCAATTCCCAAAAGAGCGGCGAATGCTCATTATATCATTCCGGGTGTGTGTCCGGAGACGTCAGGTGACCGGCTCGACCACCCTGATAGTTGGCTGTTGATTCACCACTACTTGGGATCTTTAGAGCAGTTTGTATCTCGAGACGACCCCCGGAACAGCATAGAGGGACGTCCGAAGCGAGATGCAAGTCTGTGGCGGCAAACGGGTCAGAGTCCTGCAGCAGACACGTTTGACGATTCGTTACGGTCCTGGCTGACTGGGTTTGTAGAATCGGTAGGCTACGTCGATGCTAAGCGGCTGTTGGCGGGAGTGGGACAAGTGGAGGAGTTGAGTCCAATGACAGCGTAG